From Labilithrix sp., a single genomic window includes:
- a CDS encoding FecR domain-containing protein: MRRALMLTLMVVAAPAFAEEGVRHTVKAGDTCAGIAQRYYGDARLVDVLHKANPAIGALPPPHTLKEGTVILVPPKPTSNEAPDARLTTVRNRVDVLTPETRPGKPKDPLFRGNRVSTEASSSADVTFRDESQVKLGERTLVVILGDVRSAARTASKEEATTASTSLVTGHLRAFLSPKSKAPIAVETPAAAVRVREGEAQVGSDDKKAARLAVYAGRSSISAQGTTRDVVPGFGSKAELGKAPTVPKPLPPAPVWTKAPQRVLLARASSTPSIIGEYDEPADAKQHPTEWHVQVGKDDLFRELVVDEKVPVATKRFEGKTPGPGRYWIRVSAIDDDFEGPFSAVLRVLVVRPTITQEDAEHRRVEVEPANAPCMRVGNVRLTWVRAPIVAETLEPIWLRCAPAETDPTMFLDVDRLDDFPSPQ; the protein is encoded by the coding sequence ATGCGACGAGCGCTCATGCTCACGCTGATGGTCGTCGCCGCACCCGCGTTCGCCGAAGAAGGGGTGCGCCACACGGTGAAGGCGGGCGACACCTGCGCCGGCATCGCGCAGCGCTACTACGGCGACGCGCGTCTCGTCGACGTGCTGCACAAGGCGAACCCCGCCATCGGCGCGCTGCCTCCGCCGCACACCTTGAAGGAAGGCACCGTCATCCTCGTCCCGCCGAAGCCCACCTCGAACGAGGCGCCGGACGCGCGGCTCACCACGGTCCGGAACCGCGTCGACGTCCTGACGCCGGAGACGCGCCCGGGCAAACCGAAAGACCCGCTCTTCCGCGGCAACCGCGTCTCCACCGAGGCCTCCTCCTCCGCCGACGTGACGTTCCGCGACGAGTCGCAAGTGAAGCTCGGCGAGCGCACGCTCGTCGTCATCCTCGGCGACGTCCGCTCCGCCGCGCGCACGGCGTCGAAGGAAGAGGCCACGACCGCCTCCACCTCCCTCGTCACCGGCCACCTCCGCGCGTTCCTCTCGCCGAAGAGCAAGGCGCCGATCGCGGTAGAGACCCCGGCCGCGGCGGTGAGGGTCCGCGAGGGCGAAGCGCAGGTCGGCTCCGACGACAAGAAGGCCGCGCGCCTCGCGGTCTACGCCGGCCGCTCCTCCATCTCCGCGCAGGGCACGACGCGCGACGTGGTGCCGGGGTTCGGCTCGAAGGCGGAGCTCGGCAAGGCGCCCACGGTGCCGAAGCCGCTCCCGCCCGCGCCGGTGTGGACGAAGGCTCCGCAGCGCGTCCTCCTCGCGCGCGCGTCTTCGACGCCCTCGATCATCGGCGAGTACGACGAGCCCGCGGACGCGAAGCAACACCCGACCGAGTGGCACGTGCAGGTCGGCAAGGACGACCTCTTCCGCGAGCTCGTCGTCGACGAGAAGGTCCCCGTCGCGACGAAGCGCTTCGAAGGCAAGACGCCGGGACCGGGCCGGTACTGGATCCGCGTGAGCGCGATCGACGACGACTTCGAGGGCCCGTTCAGCGCCGTCCTTCGCGTGCTCGTCGTCCGCCCCACCATCACGCAGGAGGACGCCGAGCATCGCCGCGTCGAGGTGGAGCCCGCGAACGCGCCGTGCATGCGCGTCGGCAACGTCCGCCTCACGTGGGTCAGGGCGCCGATCGTCGCGGAGACGCTGGAGCCGATCTGGCTCCGCTGCGCCCCGGCCGAGACGGACCCCACGATGTTCCTCGACGTCGATCGCCTCGACGATTTTCCGTCTCCGCAATAG
- a CDS encoding sigma 54-interacting transcriptional regulator yields MTAMMSGTVKEAGTTPRFARSAATTSTRLVFHVVREAGIEVSRTFVAPGDVIRIGANETNDVVLADPTVSRFHARIERTPRSWRLVDQESMNGTRVDGVTMRDGDLPLPQCKLELGDSLIVVGEEDAAVPTKIETLDQASFGDLYGSSLPMRRLFAMLDRVCASEANVLIEGASGTGKELVATEIVRRGPRRKGPFVIVDCSAIAPSVLESELFGHVRGAFTGAERDRVGAFEAAQHGTIFLDEIGELPLDMQPKLLRALEAGEIRRVGETRTRKIDVRVVAATNRCLEREVNHARFREDLYFRLSVVTLRVPPLRERLDDLELLVAAILESLDAAERMPLFTPALFADMRRYDWPGNVRELRNFVERTIVMGGLRQDAPPAAAAAPAGDPTIDLEKSFRDGKEDVIVDYERRYLRELLEWAGGNVTKAARKARIDRMSLYRLMQRHQTTPEREPKE; encoded by the coding sequence ATGACGGCGATGATGTCAGGGACGGTGAAGGAAGCAGGCACGACTCCACGCTTCGCGCGCAGCGCCGCGACGACGAGCACGCGCCTCGTGTTCCACGTCGTGCGCGAAGCGGGCATCGAGGTCTCGCGCACGTTCGTCGCGCCGGGCGACGTGATCCGCATCGGCGCGAACGAGACGAACGACGTCGTCCTCGCGGACCCGACCGTGTCGCGCTTCCACGCCCGCATCGAGCGCACCCCGCGCTCGTGGCGCCTCGTCGATCAGGAGTCGATGAACGGCACGCGCGTCGACGGAGTGACGATGCGCGACGGCGATCTGCCGCTCCCACAGTGCAAGCTGGAGCTCGGCGACTCCCTCATCGTCGTCGGCGAGGAGGACGCCGCCGTCCCGACCAAGATCGAGACCCTCGATCAGGCGAGCTTCGGCGATCTCTACGGCTCCTCCCTCCCGATGCGCCGCCTCTTCGCGATGCTCGACCGCGTCTGCGCGAGCGAAGCGAACGTGCTCATCGAGGGCGCGAGCGGCACGGGCAAGGAGCTCGTCGCGACGGAGATCGTGCGCCGCGGTCCGCGCCGCAAGGGCCCGTTCGTCATCGTCGACTGCAGCGCGATCGCGCCGAGTGTCCTCGAGAGCGAGCTCTTCGGCCACGTGCGGGGCGCCTTCACCGGCGCCGAGCGTGACCGCGTCGGCGCCTTCGAGGCGGCGCAGCACGGCACGATCTTCCTCGACGAGATCGGCGAGCTCCCGCTCGACATGCAGCCGAAGCTCCTCCGCGCGCTCGAGGCCGGCGAGATCCGCCGCGTCGGCGAGACGCGCACGCGCAAGATCGACGTCCGCGTCGTCGCGGCGACGAACCGCTGCCTCGAGCGCGAGGTGAACCACGCGCGCTTCCGCGAGGACCTCTATTTCCGCCTCTCGGTCGTCACGCTCCGCGTCCCCCCGCTCCGCGAGCGCCTCGACGACCTCGAGCTCCTCGTCGCCGCGATCCTCGAGAGCCTCGACGCCGCCGAGCGCATGCCCCTCTTCACGCCCGCCCTCTTCGCCGACATGCGCCGCTACGACTGGCCCGGCAACGTGCGCGAGCTCCGCAACTTCGTCGAGCGCACGATCGTGATGGGCGGCCTCCGCCAGGACGCGCCCCCCGCCGCCGCGGCGGCGCCGGCGGGCGACCCCACGATCGACCTCGAGAAGAGCTTCCGCGACGGCAAGGAGGACGTCATCGTCGACTACGAGCGCCGCTACCTCCGCGAGCTCCTCGAATGGGCCGGCGGCAACGTAACGAAGGCCGCCCGCAAAGCCCGCATCGACCGCATGAGCCTCTACCGCCTGATGCAACGCCACCAGACGACCCCGGAGCGCGAGCCGAAGGAGTAA
- a CDS encoding DUF3427 domain-containing protein: protein MRGARLVPGIYDELIDRALDGELARLPATRTPFSAEVGHDDAATAVALARIVHDRLLATLRSLPDREDSSRVEQQVRLTNELLLCLATATGDETTDQVLVPARKLLAIVEATAAGLAEPHPPERPEIPLGTSDLLVNAHRDVRIGTELVRELASADQVDMLCSFLKHSGVRVIEDAVRDFLARRPGGLRILTTAYMGATDRRALDALVSMGARLKVSYDTDRTRLHAKAWLFHRESGFTTGFVGSSNLSHAAMLDGLEWNVRLSRVDNEPILRRFEQVFEHYWTTNATFEEYLPERWDAVVDRQTDDRARLLLAIHVEPKPHQAEVLERVAAERERGHTRNLIVAATGTGKTFISAFDYRRLRDELGGKASLLFVAHRHELLEQSLTVFRVVLQKASFGARLGNGETPRRDEHVFANIQSLHRERLEALAPDAYDVVIVDEFHHAASDTYDALLRHLRPKYLIGLTATPERNDGRSVLHWFDGRIAAELRLWRALDQGLLSPFQYFATSDNTDLRGLRWTSTGYDPSELRNLYTANDLWIRRVLQEVHRRVTDPMQMRALGFCVDIEHARFCARRFGEAGLASMVLSRHSTTSERAEALARLQAGELRCIFSVDLLNEGVDVPDVDTVLFLRPTESATVFLQQLGRGLRLTRDKDCLTVLDFVGTAHRRFRFDARFRALVGGTRQQIVRQIERGFPNLPAGCSIQLDRVAADTILTNIRESVGRGDDGLVEDLQALGDVSLATFLQETGLELEDVYVRAGRSFSRLRRRAKLDATPETEGLLAIERRFARLLHIDDPDRLHALHLERAANASDAVARMLFVALGWTKRSLDEMASAWDELRAFPSVMKELTELFALLDDRRGSTHPLEGRLAALPLRVHATYGLDEVMAAIGERTKTGSVRRLREGIFHSKNHRADLLFVTLEKSEAEYSPSTMYRDFVMAPQRFHWESQSGIHADTETGRRYIEHVRRDQAILLFLRQRRETRPGVTAPYAFLGPCRYVKHEGARPMAIEWHLERPMPAWLYQETKLAAG, encoded by the coding sequence GTGCGCGGTGCGCGGCTCGTCCCTGGAATCTACGACGAGCTGATCGACCGCGCGCTCGATGGTGAGCTCGCCCGCCTCCCGGCGACTCGGACACCGTTCTCCGCCGAGGTCGGTCACGACGACGCCGCTACGGCGGTCGCGCTCGCACGAATCGTCCATGATCGTCTACTCGCCACGCTCCGCTCGCTCCCGGATCGCGAGGACTCGTCGCGCGTCGAGCAACAAGTCCGGCTGACGAACGAGCTCCTCCTGTGCCTCGCGACCGCCACCGGCGACGAGACGACGGATCAGGTCCTCGTGCCTGCGCGGAAGCTCCTCGCGATCGTGGAAGCGACCGCTGCAGGCCTGGCCGAGCCACACCCACCGGAGCGCCCGGAGATCCCGCTCGGTACGAGCGACCTCCTCGTGAACGCGCATCGCGACGTGCGGATCGGCACCGAGCTCGTGCGCGAGCTCGCGTCGGCCGACCAGGTCGACATGCTCTGCTCGTTCCTCAAACACAGCGGCGTACGCGTGATCGAGGACGCGGTGCGAGACTTCCTCGCCCGTCGGCCGGGCGGACTGCGTATCTTGACGACCGCGTACATGGGCGCGACCGATCGGCGCGCGCTCGACGCGCTCGTCTCGATGGGGGCGCGGCTCAAGGTCTCGTACGACACCGACCGCACGCGCCTCCACGCGAAGGCGTGGCTCTTTCACCGTGAGAGCGGGTTCACGACCGGCTTCGTAGGCTCCTCGAACCTCTCTCACGCCGCGATGCTCGATGGCCTCGAGTGGAACGTGCGTCTCTCGCGCGTCGATAACGAGCCGATCCTGCGCCGCTTCGAGCAAGTCTTCGAGCACTACTGGACGACCAACGCTACGTTCGAGGAGTACCTGCCGGAGCGCTGGGACGCCGTCGTCGATCGTCAGACCGACGACCGGGCGCGCCTCCTCCTCGCGATTCACGTCGAGCCGAAGCCACATCAAGCGGAGGTGCTCGAGCGCGTCGCCGCCGAGCGCGAACGCGGCCACACACGCAACTTGATCGTCGCCGCGACAGGCACCGGCAAGACGTTCATCTCTGCGTTCGACTACCGCCGGCTCCGCGACGAGCTCGGCGGCAAGGCGAGCCTCCTCTTCGTCGCGCACCGGCACGAGCTCCTCGAGCAGAGCCTGACCGTCTTTCGCGTCGTCCTGCAGAAGGCGAGCTTCGGAGCGCGCCTCGGCAACGGCGAGACGCCGCGGCGCGACGAGCACGTGTTCGCGAACATCCAGTCACTTCACCGCGAGAGGCTCGAGGCGCTCGCGCCCGACGCGTACGACGTCGTCATCGTCGACGAGTTCCACCACGCCGCGAGCGACACATACGACGCGCTCCTTCGCCACCTTCGACCGAAGTACCTCATCGGGCTGACCGCGACCCCGGAGCGAAACGACGGCCGGAGCGTGCTGCACTGGTTCGACGGTCGGATCGCGGCGGAGCTGCGACTCTGGAGGGCGCTCGACCAGGGGCTGCTCTCGCCCTTCCAGTACTTCGCCACGAGCGACAACACCGACCTCCGCGGACTCCGATGGACCTCCACCGGTTACGACCCTTCGGAGCTGCGAAACCTCTACACCGCAAACGACCTTTGGATCCGGCGCGTGTTGCAGGAGGTGCATCGCCGGGTGACCGATCCAATGCAGATGCGCGCGCTGGGATTCTGCGTCGACATCGAGCATGCGAGGTTTTGTGCTCGTCGCTTCGGCGAAGCAGGGCTCGCATCCATGGTGCTGTCGCGCCACAGCACCACGTCGGAGCGCGCGGAGGCGCTCGCGAGGCTGCAGGCCGGCGAGCTGCGCTGCATCTTCAGCGTCGACCTCCTCAACGAAGGCGTGGACGTTCCCGATGTCGACACCGTCCTCTTCCTTCGCCCGACCGAGAGCGCCACCGTCTTTCTCCAGCAGCTGGGGCGCGGACTGCGCCTGACACGCGACAAGGACTGCCTCACCGTCCTCGACTTCGTCGGGACCGCGCACCGTCGCTTCCGGTTCGACGCTCGGTTCCGAGCGCTCGTCGGCGGCACGCGGCAACAGATCGTGAGGCAGATCGAGCGCGGGTTCCCCAACCTTCCCGCCGGCTGCTCCATTCAGCTCGATCGCGTCGCCGCGGACACCATCCTCACGAACATCCGCGAGTCGGTCGGGCGCGGAGATGACGGGCTCGTCGAAGACCTGCAAGCGCTCGGCGACGTGTCGCTCGCGACCTTTCTCCAGGAGACCGGGCTCGAGCTCGAGGACGTCTACGTGCGAGCCGGTCGCTCCTTCTCACGTCTGCGCCGCCGCGCGAAGCTCGACGCCACACCGGAGACCGAGGGGCTCCTCGCCATCGAGCGGAGGTTCGCGCGACTCCTTCACATCGACGATCCCGACCGACTGCACGCCCTCCACCTCGAACGCGCGGCGAATGCCAGCGACGCCGTCGCGCGCATGCTCTTCGTCGCGCTCGGTTGGACGAAGCGCTCGCTGGACGAGATGGCGAGCGCGTGGGACGAGCTGCGCGCGTTTCCCTCCGTGATGAAAGAGCTCACCGAGCTGTTCGCGCTCCTCGACGACCGTCGCGGTTCCACGCATCCGCTGGAAGGTCGGCTCGCCGCCCTGCCCCTGCGCGTCCACGCGACGTACGGGCTCGATGAGGTCATGGCCGCGATCGGCGAGCGAACGAAAACCGGATCGGTGCGGCGCTTGCGTGAGGGCATCTTCCACTCGAAGAACCATCGCGCCGATCTCCTCTTCGTGACGCTCGAGAAGAGCGAAGCCGAATACTCACCGAGCACGATGTACCGTGACTTCGTCATGGCGCCGCAACGCTTTCATTGGGAGTCGCAGAGCGGCATCCACGCCGACACCGAAACGGGCCGCCGCTACATCGAGCATGTGCGGCGCGATCAGGCGATCCTGCTCTTCCTCCGGCAGCGTCGCGAGACCCGTCCCGGCGTCACCGCGCCGTACGCCTTCCTCGGCCCTTGCCGGTACGTAAAACACGAAGGCGCGAGGCCGATGGCGATCGAGTGGCACCTCGAACGGCCGATGCCGGCGTGGCTCTACCAGGAGACGAAGCTGGCGGCCGGTTGA